In Chloroflexota bacterium, one DNA window encodes the following:
- a CDS encoding peptide ABC transporter substrate-binding protein has translation MLSKKWAVLIAVLIISSIVLTACPTPTPEVVTVKETVVVTEEVKVVETVIVTEEKVVTEEKIVEVTPIPDAGMEKTTMHWNLGTEPPTLDPALASDTTSVDVDENLFLGLTGFDSSGNVVPELATEWSVSDDLLEYTFNMRDDAVWVNYKPSTGITEIGPVTANDVVYGVNRTCDPDTASTYSYVNYIIAGCEEWNTADTTALSEEEVQALADGVGVEAVDDYTVKFTINAPAPYFPAIAGMWVNRPMPQATIEEFGEKWTEAGNIVTNGPYVLDEWFHSDSMTLEKNPTWYGWDEAGNIDRIEMFMIQEASTAFAMYEAGEMDTVGVPLPDVDRVKADPVLSQEFTNAPDACTYYYGFTNTKPPMDDVLVRKALSAAIDRKTLVEAVTKGGQIPANTFAPAMIFGNAAEDTDIAPWALSEEQGGWGYEKALEQAKAWLAEAGYPDGEGFPTISIMHNTSEGHASIAQAIQAMWKDALGIDVSIENQEWRVYLTTIGNATPVEEVSHVWRLGWCADYPDQNNWVHEVFNSDAGANRLRWDESANAALSEDGLSFNELTVAAQQSVDPAERAALYKQAEKILSEGAAAYAPIYYYTVVNVTKPYLERTFDQLGGNRWYTWELDYDAKKAATGM, from the coding sequence ATGCTTAGCAAGAAGTGGGCCGTTCTGATAGCGGTCCTGATAATTTCCAGTATCGTATTGACCGCATGCCCGACCCCTACCCCTGAGGTCGTCACCGTCAAGGAGACGGTGGTGGTCACAGAAGAGGTCAAGGTTGTCGAGACCGTCATCGTAACCGAGGAAAAGGTTGTCACCGAGGAAAAGATTGTCGAGGTTACCCCGATCCCTGACGCCGGCATGGAAAAGACCACCATGCACTGGAACCTGGGCACGGAACCGCCGACCCTGGATCCTGCCCTGGCTTCCGACACCACCTCGGTGGACGTGGATGAGAACCTGTTCCTGGGCTTGACCGGCTTCGACTCGTCCGGCAACGTGGTGCCTGAGCTGGCCACCGAGTGGAGCGTCTCCGACGACCTGCTCGAGTACACCTTCAACATGCGCGACGACGCGGTATGGGTCAACTACAAGCCCAGCACCGGCATCACCGAGATTGGCCCGGTCACCGCCAACGACGTCGTCTACGGCGTGAATCGCACCTGCGATCCCGACACCGCTTCCACCTACTCCTACGTGAACTACATCATCGCCGGCTGTGAGGAATGGAACACGGCTGACACCACGGCCCTGAGCGAGGAAGAGGTTCAGGCGTTGGCTGATGGCGTTGGCGTCGAGGCCGTGGACGACTACACCGTCAAGTTCACCATCAATGCCCCCGCGCCCTACTTCCCGGCCATCGCCGGTATGTGGGTCAACCGCCCCATGCCCCAGGCCACCATCGAGGAATTCGGTGAGAAGTGGACCGAGGCGGGCAATATCGTTACCAACGGTCCCTACGTGCTCGATGAGTGGTTCCACAGTGACAGCATGACGCTGGAAAAGAACCCCACCTGGTATGGCTGGGACGAAGCCGGCAACATCGACCGCATCGAGATGTTCATGATCCAGGAGGCCTCCACCGCCTTCGCGATGTACGAGGCTGGCGAGATGGACACCGTCGGCGTGCCGTTGCCCGACGTGGATCGCGTCAAGGCTGATCCGGTCCTGAGTCAAGAGTTCACGAATGCTCCTGACGCCTGCACCTACTACTACGGCTTCACCAACACCAAGCCCCCGATGGACGACGTGCTGGTGCGCAAGGCCCTCTCCGCTGCCATCGACCGCAAGACGCTGGTCGAGGCTGTGACCAAGGGTGGCCAGATCCCTGCCAATACCTTCGCCCCCGCTATGATCTTTGGCAATGCTGCCGAGGACACGGACATTGCCCCGTGGGCGCTGTCCGAGGAGCAGGGTGGCTGGGGCTACGAGAAGGCCCTGGAACAGGCCAAGGCATGGCTGGCTGAGGCCGGTTACCCCGACGGCGAGGGTTTCCCCACCATCTCCATCATGCACAACACCTCCGAGGGGCATGCCTCCATCGCCCAGGCCATTCAGGCCATGTGGAAGGACGCATTGGGAATCGACGTGAGCATCGAGAACCAGGAGTGGCGAGTTTACCTGACCACCATCGGCAACGCGACGCCGGTGGAAGAGGTCTCCCACGTCTGGCGCCTCGGCTGGTGCGCCGACTATCCGGACCAGAATAACTGGGTGCACGAGGTGTTCAACTCCGATGCGGGCGCCAACCGCCTGCGCTGGGACGAGAGCGCCAATGCAGCCCTGTCTGAGGATGGCCTCAGCTTCAACGAGCTGACGGTGGCTGCCCAGCAGAGTGTCGATCCGGCAGAGCGAGCCGCCCTGTACAAGCAGGCTGAAAAGATCCTCTCCGAGGGTGCTGCCGCCTATGCTCCCATCTACTACTACACCGTAGTCAACGTGACCAAGCCCTACCTGGAGCGCACCTTCGATCAACTGGGTGGCAATCGCTGGTATACTTGGGAATTGGACTATGACGCCAAAAAGGCTGCTACCGGCATGTAG
- a CDS encoding ABC transporter permease — protein MTQYIIRRILFAIPVLLAVALVTFALVRALPGGPFDFEGDRSLPPSVVANLEAKYHLSDPTWQQFCSYLLGDDICRPGKENNSGKGLIRGDLGPSLRYRSQTVNDIIGQALPVSAQLGFLAVMLGLFIGLPAGIISALKQNTVWDYTASTIAILGVSINNIVLAPLLIWVFALQLGWFPAARWGARPPFFLFVLPPMTSEFWTHAVLPVVALGTALSGSIARLTRASLLQVIREDYIRTARSKGLRERTVVVRHGLKNSLIPVVTILGPMFAAVLTGTFVIERIFAIPGLGKHFIESVGNRDYPVVLGTTLIFGIAIVVANLSVDILYAWLDPRIRYD, from the coding sequence ATGACCCAATACATCATTCGCCGGATTCTCTTCGCGATCCCCGTGTTGCTGGCGGTTGCCTTGGTGACCTTCGCTCTGGTACGGGCGCTGCCGGGCGGACCCTTCGACTTCGAGGGAGACAGGAGCCTGCCCCCCTCGGTGGTGGCCAACCTGGAGGCCAAATACCATCTCAGCGACCCGACCTGGCAACAGTTCTGTTCCTATCTGCTGGGGGATGACATCTGCCGGCCCGGGAAAGAGAATAACTCGGGCAAAGGCTTGATTCGGGGCGACCTGGGGCCTTCCCTGCGCTACCGCAGCCAGACGGTGAACGACATCATCGGCCAGGCCTTGCCGGTTTCGGCCCAGTTGGGATTTCTGGCCGTTATGCTGGGGTTGTTTATCGGGCTTCCAGCCGGCATTATCTCAGCCTTGAAACAGAACACGGTATGGGATTACACGGCCAGCACCATCGCCATTCTGGGGGTGTCCATCAACAACATTGTGCTGGCGCCGCTGTTGATCTGGGTCTTTGCCCTGCAGCTGGGTTGGTTCCCGGCGGCCCGCTGGGGCGCCCGTCCCCCCTTCTTCCTGTTCGTTCTTCCGCCGATGACCTCGGAGTTCTGGACACATGCTGTGCTGCCAGTTGTGGCCCTGGGTACCGCTCTCTCCGGTTCTATTGCCCGTCTGACCCGGGCCAGCCTGTTGCAGGTAATCCGTGAGGACTACATCCGCACGGCCCGTTCCAAAGGGTTGCGGGAACGGACGGTAGTGGTCCGTCATGGCCTGAAGAACAGCCTTATCCCGGTGGTAACGATCCTCGGTCCCATGTTTGCGGCCGTTCTAACCGGCACCTTCGTCATCGAACGCATCTTCGCCATTCCGGGGTTGGGAAAACACTTTATCGAAAGCGTAGGCAACCGGGACTACCCGGTGGTCCTGGGCACCACACTGATTTTTGGGATTGCTATCGTTGTGGCAAACCTGAGCGTCGATATCCTCTACGCCTGGCTTGACCCGCGTATCCGCTACGATTAA
- a CDS encoding ABC transporter permease encodes MTAASDTASPLDLAAARKERSPWTDAWNQLVKNRLAIASSVFIIVLILLAIFASIVTPFPYDRTVLKDVSTCSYLPMPLICPGGTVAPSGTKYMFGADHLGRDILSRTIYGAQVSLAVGIVGAGVSMVVGMFYGLVAGYSSPRVDNVMMRIVDFLYALPLLVFIILLQVFFKAFARQQGNVENFTFPGWFMWGLALSALVLLGGSIIVGRRTELGISAFLAGVGLFAVAIVVLLLLLTFTSDASPFTALVAIDNAMGGMFFLMIALGLLNWLGMARITRGQVLSYKNKEFVEAAQMVGASDMRIIFRHLLPNVLGPCIVYETMAIPGYIALEAFLSFIGLGINPPRPSWGNMISEGAPALRSYPHYIVLPSVALTVTILAFNFLGDGLRDAFDPRLRE; translated from the coding sequence ATGACTGCAGCTAGCGATACTGCTTCGCCCCTGGATCTGGCCGCGGCCCGTAAAGAGCGCAGCCCCTGGACTGATGCCTGGAATCAGCTTGTCAAGAACAGGCTTGCTATAGCGTCTTCCGTTTTCATCATTGTACTGATTTTGCTGGCCATCTTCGCCAGCATCGTGACGCCCTTTCCCTACGACCGTACGGTGCTGAAGGATGTCTCCACCTGCTCCTATCTGCCCATGCCCTTGATCTGCCCGGGCGGCACAGTCGCTCCCTCCGGCACCAAATATATGTTTGGCGCCGACCATCTGGGGCGCGACATCCTGAGCCGAACCATCTATGGCGCCCAGGTCTCTCTGGCGGTAGGCATTGTCGGCGCAGGGGTCAGTATGGTAGTGGGGATGTTCTACGGCCTTGTGGCGGGCTATAGCAGCCCGCGCGTGGACAACGTGATGATGCGCATCGTGGACTTCCTCTACGCGCTGCCCCTTCTGGTGTTTATCATATTGTTACAGGTCTTTTTCAAGGCCTTTGCCAGACAGCAAGGCAATGTGGAGAATTTTACCTTTCCAGGCTGGTTTATGTGGGGTCTGGCGCTGTCTGCCCTGGTGCTGTTAGGTGGCAGCATCATCGTAGGGCGCCGCACCGAGCTGGGCATCAGCGCCTTTTTGGCCGGCGTTGGTCTATTTGCCGTTGCCATCGTGGTATTGCTGCTCCTGCTGACGTTCACTTCAGATGCCAGTCCCTTTACGGCCCTGGTTGCTATCGACAACGCTATGGGGGGCATGTTCTTCCTGATGATCGCCCTGGGGCTGTTGAACTGGCTTGGCATGGCCAGAATCACGCGGGGACAGGTTTTATCCTACAAAAACAAGGAATTCGTCGAAGCCGCGCAGATGGTGGGCGCCAGTGATATGCGCATCATCTTCCGGCACCTGTTGCCCAACGTGCTGGGTCCCTGCATCGTGTATGAGACAATGGCCATCCCAGGCTATATCGCGCTGGAGGCCTTCCTTAGCTTCATCGGTCTGGGAATCAATCCGCCCCGCCCCAGCTGGGGTAACATGATCTCCGAGGGTGCGCCCGCTTTGCGGTCCTATCCCCATTACATTGTGTTGCCCAGTGTCGCCTTGACGGTCACTATCCTGGCCTTCAACTTCCTGGGCGATGGCCTGCGGGATGCCTTTGATCCTCGCTTGCGGGAATGA
- a CDS encoding ribbon-helix-helix domain-containing protein, producing MPKEKVAVTIDRDLLTRLDRMVSEGKYPSRSRAVEEAIRERLTKVERSRLATESAKLNPAFEQALADEGLAGDLFEWPEY from the coding sequence ATGCCAAAAGAAAAAGTAGCGGTAACAATTGATAGAGACCTGTTGACAAGATTAGATCGCATGGTTTCTGAAGGAAAATATCCCAGCAGAAGTCGTGCTGTTGAAGAAGCCATCAGGGAGCGATTAACAAAAGTCGAGCGATCCAGGCTGGCTACAGAATCGGCAAAGTTGAACCCCGCTTTCGAACAGGCTTTGGCTGATGAGGGCTTAGCAGGAGATCTATTTGAGTGGCCGGAATATTGA
- a CDS encoding type II toxin-antitoxin system PemK/MazF family toxin, with the protein MAGILRGEIYWADLNPVRGQEQAGVRPVVIISHNVFNQRSGTVIAMAITSQPQRAGFPLTHELKSGDLPKRSWVKISQVRTLSTSRLKKGMGQVDPEEISLLIEGLNEIVSG; encoded by the coding sequence GTGGCCGGAATATTGAGGGGTGAAATCTACTGGGCTGATCTAAATCCTGTCCGCGGTCAGGAACAAGCCGGTGTTCGTCCAGTGGTGATCATCAGCCACAATGTGTTTAACCAACGATCAGGCACCGTTATTGCCATGGCTATTACCAGCCAACCTCAACGGGCTGGTTTTCCGCTTACTCATGAACTAAAAAGTGGGGATCTTCCTAAACGGTCGTGGGTCAAAATCAGCCAGGTCAGGACGCTATCAACTTCTCGCTTGAAAAAAGGGATGGGCCAGGTTGATCCCGAAGAGATCAGTCTCCTTATTGAGGGATTAAACGAAATCGTCTCTGGTTAA
- a CDS encoding DEAD/DEAH box helicase, with product MSIHVALDDLRRDPGFLRNVTTWQCLPSRPARSQSLPANLHPSLRFWLQQSGIENLYLHQAMAWQTAARGENFVVVTPTASGKTLCYNLPILDSLLRDSDARALYLFPTKALAQDQLAALRLADGHFTQHPLCPATYDGDTTRGDRSRIRQSARILLSNPDMLHTGILPHHPRWAEFFAHLRFVVLDELHVYRGVFGSHFANVMRRLRRICNFHGSDPQFFCASATIANPLEFSRRLIGEPVTLIDEDGSPKGERHMVFYNPPLVDPELGLRRSSTLEAEGIAARLVTAGVQTIVFARARLTVEMLLTYLRGNQNVGMSEGQNIRMSEYRNATKSRGQAIRGYRGGYLPNERREIERGLRDGSVRVVVATNALELGVNIGGLDAAVLTGFPGTIASTWQQAGRAGRRTDTSLAILVATAGALDQYIINHPEYVLDRSPEHALINPDNLIILSSHMACAAFELPFRAGQCFGDVSFTEEVLTYLEEMGEVQLHGGDWYWMGEGYPAAAISLRTASPDNVAIQVVSPDDTVKVIGELEREAAPLLLYEGAIYLHEGQSYQVRQLDWDGGSAWVSPVNTDFYTRASSDQRVQVLDVVEERSQNGVIWAHGPVNVVSQSTVFRKFKKRTHETLGYGQIDLPEQVLETDACWIVLTDELLDPLREAGLWRSDPNDYGPNWAQQRNDARARDGYCCMVCGTPEANNRQHDVHHKKPFRAFGYVPGSNENYREANQLENLATLCRRCHQQVERGQRVRTGLGGLAHLVASVAPLHLMCDPRDIGVISEIQDSDSRLPTTTVYEKVPAGIGFSQHLFDLHDVLLVAARDLLRGCPCQAGCPACVGPIPEDTQRDLNAKALTLALVNACCG from the coding sequence ATGTCCATCCATGTTGCCCTCGACGACTTGCGGCGCGACCCAGGCTTTCTGCGCAATGTCACTACCTGGCAGTGTTTGCCATCCCGACCGGCGCGCAGCCAAAGCCTGCCGGCCAATCTGCATCCATCGCTGCGATTCTGGCTTCAGCAGAGCGGCATAGAAAACCTCTATCTCCACCAGGCAATGGCCTGGCAAACTGCCGCGCGGGGCGAGAACTTCGTCGTTGTGACGCCAACCGCCAGTGGCAAAACCCTCTGCTACAACCTGCCAATACTGGACAGCCTGCTGCGGGATTCAGATGCCCGCGCCCTATATCTCTTTCCAACCAAGGCCCTGGCGCAGGATCAGTTGGCGGCGTTGCGATTGGCGGATGGGCATTTCACCCAGCACCCGCTCTGCCCGGCTACCTACGATGGCGATACGACCAGGGGAGATCGATCCCGGATACGGCAGAGCGCCCGCATCCTGTTGAGCAATCCCGATATGCTGCACACGGGTATCCTGCCTCACCATCCACGCTGGGCAGAGTTCTTCGCTCATCTTCGTTTCGTCGTGCTCGATGAGTTGCATGTCTACCGCGGGGTATTCGGGAGCCATTTTGCCAATGTGATGCGGCGGCTGCGCAGAATCTGTAACTTTCATGGCAGCGATCCCCAGTTTTTCTGTGCCTCCGCGACCATCGCCAATCCTCTTGAATTCAGTCGTCGTCTGATCGGCGAGCCTGTAACGCTTATCGACGAGGATGGGTCTCCCAAAGGGGAACGGCACATGGTGTTCTACAATCCGCCCCTGGTGGACCCGGAACTGGGCCTGCGTCGTTCCAGCACCCTGGAGGCGGAGGGAATCGCCGCTCGTCTGGTTACGGCTGGCGTGCAGACCATTGTCTTCGCCCGCGCCCGGCTGACTGTGGAGATGTTACTGACCTATCTGAGGGGGAATCAGAATGTCGGAATGTCAGAGGGGCAGAATATCAGAATGTCGGAATATCGGAATGCCACGAAGTCCCGCGGTCAGGCGATACGCGGTTATCGGGGCGGGTACTTGCCCAATGAGCGACGGGAGATCGAACGAGGGCTGCGCGACGGCAGTGTGCGGGTGGTGGTTGCCACGAACGCGCTGGAACTGGGAGTGAATATCGGTGGCCTGGATGCGGCCGTACTGACCGGCTTTCCGGGAACGATCGCCAGCACGTGGCAACAGGCCGGTCGCGCCGGTCGCCGAACAGATACCTCTCTGGCGATTCTGGTGGCTACGGCCGGTGCTCTGGACCAGTACATTATCAACCACCCCGAGTATGTCCTGGATCGCAGTCCGGAACACGCCCTGATCAACCCGGACAATCTCATCATTCTCAGTAGCCACATGGCGTGTGCGGCCTTTGAGCTTCCCTTCCGCGCCGGGCAGTGTTTTGGCGATGTCTCGTTTACGGAGGAGGTATTGACCTATCTCGAGGAAATGGGTGAGGTCCAGTTGCATGGCGGCGACTGGTATTGGATGGGTGAGGGCTACCCTGCGGCTGCCATCAGTCTGCGAACGGCCTCACCTGACAATGTTGCCATCCAGGTTGTATCACCCGATGACACGGTCAAGGTCATTGGTGAGCTCGAGCGGGAAGCGGCGCCGCTGCTTCTCTATGAGGGTGCCATCTACCTGCATGAAGGGCAGTCCTACCAGGTGAGACAACTGGACTGGGATGGCGGGTCGGCGTGGGTGTCCCCGGTAAATACCGACTTCTACACCCGGGCAAGTTCCGATCAGCGGGTGCAGGTGCTGGATGTAGTTGAAGAGCGAAGCCAGAATGGCGTGATCTGGGCCCATGGGCCGGTGAACGTGGTGAGCCAGTCGACTGTGTTTCGAAAGTTCAAAAAGCGTACCCATGAGACCCTGGGGTACGGGCAGATTGACCTGCCGGAACAGGTATTGGAGACCGATGCCTGCTGGATTGTGCTGACCGACGAGTTGCTGGACCCATTGCGCGAGGCTGGCCTGTGGCGAAGTGATCCCAACGACTATGGACCCAATTGGGCGCAACAGCGGAACGATGCCCGCGCCAGGGATGGTTATTGCTGTATGGTGTGCGGCACGCCTGAAGCGAACAATCGCCAGCATGATGTGCACCATAAAAAGCCCTTCCGTGCCTTTGGCTATGTGCCTGGATCGAACGAAAACTACCGTGAGGCCAACCAACTTGAGAACCTGGCTACCCTCTGCCGGCGCTGCCACCAGCAAGTCGAGCGAGGTCAGCGAGTGCGAACTGGCCTTGGTGGCCTGGCCCATCTCGTGGCCAGTGTGGCTCCCTTGCATCTGATGTGCGATCCCAGGGACATCGGTGTCATCAGTGAGATACAGGACAGTGACTCTAGGCTGCCGACCACCACTGTTTATGAGAAGGTCCCGGCTGGTATCGGTTTTAGCCAGCATCTGTTCGACCTGCATGACGTTCTGCTGGTGGCTGCCAGGGACCTGCTTCGAGGCTGCCCGTGCCAGGCGGGTTGTCCAGCCTGCGTCGGGCCGATCCCCGAGGACACACAGCGAGACCTGAACGCCAAGGCACTGACCCTGGCTCTGGTGAATGCCTGCTGTGGGTAG
- a CDS encoding aminotransferase class I/II-fold pyridoxal phosphate-dependent enzyme → MSDIFEKAYNFTAVKEAKAAGYYPYFIALDGQDGTEARYQGRRLLMFGSNNYLGLTTHPVVRQAAIDAINEYGTSCTGSRFLNGNLLLHEQLEEELADWVGKPAALVFSTGYQTNLGTISALVGRHDYAILDKDDHACIVDGAQLSFGKMKRFRHCDVADLERVLAGLPDDVGKMVVVDGLFSMEGDVAPLPEMIPVVKKYGARLMVDDAHATGVLGGGRGTAAQFGVTDEVDLIMSTFSKAFASLGGFIAGEADVISFIKHTGRAMIFSASIPPSNAAAALAALKIMRDEPERVAQVNANAHFMRAELRRLGFDTGDSCTPVVPIIIGDDQLCFFVWRQLFDAGLFVNPVISPAVPRGRALLRTSYMATHTRDQLDRALGIYAQVGKAVGLI, encoded by the coding sequence ATGTCCGATATTTTCGAAAAGGCCTACAATTTCACAGCCGTCAAGGAGGCGAAAGCCGCCGGTTACTATCCCTATTTCATTGCATTGGACGGTCAGGATGGCACGGAGGCTCGCTATCAAGGGCGCCGGTTGTTGATGTTCGGATCCAATAATTATCTTGGACTGACAACCCATCCGGTGGTTCGCCAGGCAGCCATCGACGCCATCAACGAATATGGCACCAGTTGTACCGGCTCCCGCTTTCTCAATGGAAACCTGCTTCTGCATGAGCAGCTGGAGGAGGAACTGGCCGATTGGGTCGGTAAACCGGCTGCGCTGGTTTTCAGCACCGGATACCAGACCAACCTTGGGACCATTAGCGCCCTGGTCGGACGCCACGACTATGCCATATTGGACAAGGATGACCACGCCTGCATCGTCGATGGGGCACAGCTCTCCTTTGGAAAAATGAAGCGTTTCCGCCACTGCGACGTGGCTGATCTGGAACGGGTGCTTGCCGGCCTGCCGGACGACGTGGGCAAGATGGTGGTTGTGGATGGTTTGTTCAGTATGGAGGGTGATGTAGCACCATTGCCCGAGATGATACCGGTGGTCAAAAAATATGGCGCGCGTCTCATGGTGGATGATGCCCACGCGACGGGTGTTCTGGGCGGCGGCAGGGGCACGGCGGCTCAATTCGGCGTGACCGATGAGGTCGACCTGATCATGTCAACTTTCAGCAAGGCCTTTGCCAGTCTGGGCGGCTTCATCGCCGGGGAAGCTGATGTGATCAGCTTCATAAAACACACCGGCCGGGCGATGATCTTCAGCGCCAGCATTCCTCCAAGCAATGCCGCGGCAGCCCTGGCCGCTCTGAAAATCATGCGCGATGAACCAGAACGGGTGGCTCAGGTCAATGCCAACGCACACTTTATGCGCGCGGAACTGCGTCGTCTTGGCTTCGATACGGGGGACAGCTGCACGCCGGTCGTTCCAATCATCATCGGCGATGACCAGTTGTGTTTTTTTGTTTGGCGACAGCTTTTCGATGCAGGTTTGTTTGTCAACCCAGTGATCAGTCCGGCGGTACCCCGGGGCCGGGCTCTGTTGCGGACCAGCTATATGGCGACTCACACCCGGGACCAACTGGACCGTGCTCTCGGCATCTATGCCCAGGTCGGAAAGGCCGTCGGATTGATCTGA
- a CDS encoding HEAT repeat domain-containing protein has product MRYLFTATLVLALAIVLLCLQPVALFAQGTSPDEVVDALLESLEQGDPLAQEEAGQALAELAPRWAIGRLAKIFETTDNPRPVAIALAGIGTPRAMAVLVNGLDDEELTAHRNAAQVALLNLGEKAVPSLVIGLRSRETPVRRNAAELLGFIGSPSAVNALLRVAKQDAEPIVREEAVWALGEIGEERIRLALQALAKTDPDPVVRIEAMRAALRLGEAF; this is encoded by the coding sequence ATGCGATATCTCTTTACCGCTACACTCGTTCTTGCGCTGGCCATTGTGCTGCTGTGCCTGCAACCTGTCGCTCTCTTCGCGCAGGGTACATCCCCTGACGAAGTCGTCGACGCCTTACTCGAATCACTTGAGCAGGGCGATCCGTTGGCACAGGAGGAGGCTGGGCAGGCCCTGGCCGAGTTGGCGCCGCGCTGGGCAATCGGCCGGTTGGCCAAGATCTTCGAAACGACCGATAATCCCCGGCCTGTTGCTATAGCATTGGCCGGCATAGGTACCCCAAGAGCCATGGCTGTTCTGGTAAATGGACTCGATGACGAGGAATTGACAGCCCATCGCAACGCTGCTCAGGTGGCCCTGCTGAACCTGGGCGAAAAAGCTGTGCCTTCCCTGGTCATCGGGCTGCGTTCCCGGGAAACCCCGGTCCGTCGCAATGCGGCTGAACTTCTGGGCTTTATCGGCTCACCCAGCGCGGTCAACGCGCTGCTCAGGGTCGCAAAGCAGGATGCTGAACCAATCGTGAGAGAGGAAGCTGTCTGGGCATTGGGCGAGATCGGTGAGGAGCGCATCAGGCTTGCACTGCAGGCCCTCGCCAAAACCGATCCTGACCCCGTAGTGCGGATTGAGGCAATGCGCGCTGCACTGAGATTGGGAGAGGCATTTTAA
- a CDS encoding ATP-binding protein, translated as MQTLQLRQREYLLRISRAMTSRLDLPSLLRLILNSAVEMVGGEVGMIALRRDDGNLVPQALYGVPKEKAKQLASLLVGVSQIAPGSDGDWTLPELSLPLVSAAAGMPLRQVVQLPLRIGDELLGAITIFRTGGAAFRTNERQVLQSFADQAAIAVRNARLYEEVSAEKRRLDAIIDHSAEGVMILDHDRRIRVMNRAFATMTGWPAQDAIGEPCWKVLALENRKGSDPCAVDGSVESLPENESLYVEGDLIRPGGSKLTLGVTYTPLWDAEGQLLNILVNAVDITRFREAEQMKSTFISAISHELKTPVALIKGYASTLGRPDAAWGEDTVHDGLTVIEEEADRLNDLIDDLLDASRIQAGVLKLDPSDVDMGRLARKVVEGFSLQTEIHDFELDFPPDLPLVVVDEVRVRQVFDNLVSNAIKYSPDGGIIRVGAWSDDAGVTAFVADQGIGIPVREQGRLFESFYRVDSGLRRQTSGTGLGLYLSKAIVEAHGGQIWFRSEPGKGSTFFFSLPYSAEERNER; from the coding sequence ATGCAAACCCTCCAATTACGCCAGCGGGAGTACCTTTTGCGTATCAGCCGGGCCATGACCTCCCGTCTGGACTTACCCTCCCTGTTAAGACTCATCCTCAATAGCGCTGTGGAAATGGTGGGAGGTGAGGTAGGTATGATCGCCTTGCGGCGCGATGATGGCAATCTGGTGCCGCAAGCACTGTATGGTGTTCCCAAGGAAAAAGCCAAACAACTGGCGTCCCTTCTGGTTGGGGTGTCACAAATAGCGCCTGGCAGCGATGGCGATTGGACATTGCCGGAACTCTCCTTGCCCCTTGTTTCGGCCGCCGCCGGCATGCCCTTGCGCCAGGTAGTTCAGTTGCCACTGCGCATTGGAGATGAGTTGCTTGGGGCGATTACCATTTTTCGAACCGGAGGAGCCGCGTTTCGGACAAATGAGAGGCAGGTATTGCAAAGCTTCGCCGATCAGGCCGCTATTGCTGTGCGCAATGCACGGCTCTATGAGGAGGTGTCGGCCGAAAAACGCCGTCTGGACGCGATCATCGATCATAGCGCCGAAGGAGTCATGATCCTGGACCACGATCGACGCATCCGGGTCATGAATCGAGCTTTCGCAACCATGACTGGCTGGCCAGCGCAGGATGCCATCGGCGAGCCATGTTGGAAAGTACTTGCCCTGGAGAATCGCAAGGGATCTGATCCATGCGCTGTCGATGGTTCGGTCGAAAGCCTTCCTGAGAACGAGTCTCTCTATGTCGAGGGAGACTTGATCAGACCAGGGGGTTCGAAACTGACTCTGGGTGTTACCTACACGCCACTTTGGGATGCTGAAGGACAGCTGCTCAACATTCTGGTCAATGCGGTCGATATAACGCGCTTCAGGGAGGCTGAGCAGATGAAGTCGACTTTCATCAGTGCCATCTCCCACGAATTGAAGACGCCGGTTGCGCTCATCAAGGGCTATGCCAGCACGCTGGGGCGACCTGACGCAGCCTGGGGCGAAGATACGGTACACGACGGTTTGACGGTGATCGAGGAGGAGGCGGACCGGCTCAACGATCTTATCGACGACCTGCTTGATGCCAGCCGCATCCAGGCCGGTGTGCTGAAACTGGATCCCAGCGATGTGGATATGGGACGTCTTGCCCGAAAGGTCGTGGAAGGTTTCAGTCTTCAAACCGAAATCCACGATTTTGAACTCGACTTTCCGCCTGATCTTCCGTTGGTTGTGGTTGATGAGGTTCGGGTGCGCCAGGTGTTCGATAACCTGGTCAGCAACGCAATAAAATACTCCCCCGACGGCGGCATCATTCGGGTCGGTGCCTGGTCTGATGATGCCGGTGTCACCGCTTTTGTGGCGGACCAGGGTATCGGCATACCTGTCCGTGAGCAGGGGCGGCTCTTTGAAAGCTTCTACCGGGTGGATTCAGGGTTGAGACGGCAGACCAGTGGAACCGGGCTCGGCCTGTATTTGAGCAAGGCAATCGTGGAAGCCCATGGCGGGCAGATATGGTTTAGAAGTGAGCCGGGAAAAGGCTCGACCTTTTTCTTCTCCCTGCCCTATTCCGCAGAGGAGCGCAATGAAAGATAA